CCTCACTCGGAGGTGGACTTCACCACGGTTTTACTGGTAAAGCGAGTGGATTTTGTGTATATAACGATGCGGCGATTGTATGCCAATATTTAAAAGAAAAATACAATGAACGTGTTCTTTATATAGATACTGATGCACATCATGGAGACGGTGTACAGTTTACGTTTTACGATTCAAATGAAATTATGACTTACTCTATTCATGAAACAGGTCGGTATTTATTTCCTGGTACTGGCTTAGTAACTGAACGCGGTACTGGTCAAGGATTTGGGTATAGCGTGAACTTACCAGTCGATGCGTTTACAGAAGACGATTCATTTTTAGACGTTTTTAAACAGAGTATCGAGATTGCAGCTAAATCATTTAAACCGACGATTATCGTACATGTGAACGGTGTAGATGCGCACTATCGTGATCCGATGACACATTTATGTTTAACATCAAGAGCTTACGAAGAGATTCCTAAGATCGTTAATGAAATTGCTGATCAATATGCAAATGGTAAACTACTCGCTCTAGGAGGCGGTGGTTATAACATTTGGCAAGTCGTCCCTAGAATGTGGGCGTATGTTTGGCTTGGGATAAAAGGGATTGAACCTCCAACTGGCACATTACCCGAATCATTTATAAACGAGTACAAACCATTATCACAACTTCCATTCCCTACAGAGTGGCAAGATAACTTAGATGATTATACGAATATCCCTAGACAATCTGAAATTACTGAAAGAAATCAAATGGTTCTTGATAGAATTAAAATGTACTTGGAATAACAAAATTGCCCCGTTATATTAAATAATATAACGGGGCAATTTTTAAGTTACATAATAAACATTAATAAATATATAAAGAAAACTGAAAGAACAACTACAAAAAATAACGGTACACGAAAGATACCTAATATAGCGGCAAAAATCCCTCCAAGTATTCCTTCGATCGGACTCTCTACTGCATATAGTATTCCTGGAAAAATTAAAACACCTAAAGCAGCGATTGGAATATAATTTAAAAATGTAATAAATATAGCGATAATAATCGTGATATAACTACTATCTTCTAACATTTGTAACGTTAAAAATTGCCCTGCACCTGCGTAGTTTAAACCACTCATTAATGTTGTAGACAGTAAATCAATGAGTGGTTTTGCTGTAATACCAAAAGCCATCGCAACTGGTAAATATCCAAAACCAATTGCTATACCGTCAGAAAAAGATCGCTTATATACTTCACTCAAAAACCACCACTCCTTTTAAAAACAATTAGTAACATTGTATCATAAATTTTCTGAAAATTGTGAAATATACTTGTGTTTATTCTACAAATAAAAGTTATAATTAAACATAAAAAAACTTGAGTTTAATATAAAACTCAAGTTTAAAAATATAAATCGCTTTATACACGCGTTGTTTTTGCGTAGTTAATTTTCAATGGTAACATCGTTACTTTTTCATCGACTTCTTCGTTGTTCATAATTTTTGTAAGCAATCTCATTCCAACTGCACCAATATCATATAGTGGTACTGCGATTGTTGATAATTTCGGACGCATCATATATGCAATGCGCGTATTAGAACAACTTATAATTTCTAA
Above is a genomic segment from Nosocomiicoccus massiliensis containing:
- a CDS encoding acetoin utilization protein AcuC, which produces MRALYVYDDELLKYRFNDTHPFNQMRLKMTTDLLKAAQFLSDEEIVTPRVATEEEILLVHTKDYVDAVKRAGHNNITKRELANYGLNTEDTSQFENMHEKCSMLVGASLTGADLIMEGKADKVASLGGGLHHGFTGKASGFCVYNDAAIVCQYLKEKYNERVLYIDTDAHHGDGVQFTFYDSNEIMTYSIHETGRYLFPGTGLVTERGTGQGFGYSVNLPVDAFTEDDSFLDVFKQSIEIAAKSFKPTIIVHVNGVDAHYRDPMTHLCLTSRAYEEIPKIVNEIADQYANGKLLALGGGGYNIWQVVPRMWAYVWLGIKGIEPPTGTLPESFINEYKPLSQLPFPTEWQDNLDDYTNIPRQSEITERNQMVLDRIKMYLE
- a CDS encoding AzlC family ABC transporter permease produces the protein MSEVYKRSFSDGIAIGFGYLPVAMAFGITAKPLIDLLSTTLMSGLNYAGAGQFLTLQMLEDSSYITIIIAIFITFLNYIPIAALGVLIFPGILYAVESPIEGILGGIFAAILGIFRVPLFFVVVLSVFFIYLLMFIM